A genomic window from Streptomyces mirabilis includes:
- a CDS encoding DUF1003 domain-containing protein, whose translation MGPDRETRERAATGATATTRPRTRLDQPLPPRRRLVPEWDPEAFGRLSERIARFLGTGRFIVWMTVVIIVWLMWNIAAPRHLRFDPYPFIFLTLMLSLQASYAAPLILLAQNRQDDRDRVNLEQDRKQNERSIADTEYLTREIAALRMGLGEVATRDWIRSEFQDLIRELEEHRADGRVVFPAERPPRRDVDDR comes from the coding sequence ATGGGACCTGACCGCGAGACCCGCGAACGGGCCGCCACCGGGGCGACCGCCACCACCCGGCCCCGCACCCGCCTCGACCAGCCGCTGCCGCCGCGCCGCAGGCTGGTGCCCGAGTGGGACCCGGAGGCCTTCGGGCGGCTCTCGGAGCGGATCGCGCGTTTCCTCGGCACCGGACGGTTCATCGTCTGGATGACGGTCGTCATCATCGTGTGGCTGATGTGGAACATCGCGGCACCGCGCCATCTGCGCTTCGACCCGTACCCGTTCATCTTCCTGACCCTGATGCTCTCGCTCCAGGCCTCCTACGCCGCCCCGCTGATCCTCCTCGCGCAGAACCGCCAGGACGACCGCGACCGGGTCAACCTCGAACAGGACCGCAAGCAGAACGAGCGCTCTATCGCGGACACCGAGTACCTCACCCGCGAGATCGCCGCCCTGCGCATGGGCCTCGGCGAGGTCGCCACCCGCGACTGGATCCGCTCCGAATTCCAGGACCTGATCAGGGAGCTGGAGGAACACCGCGCCGACGGCCGGGTCGTATTCCCGGCAGAACGGCCGCCACGACGTGACGTAGACGACCGCTGA
- a CDS encoding magnesium transporter MgtE N-terminal domain-containing protein, whose translation MAAGAPRIFVSHLAGVAVFDPSGDQVGRVRDLVAMLRVGRRPPRLLGLVVELSTRRRIFLPMTRVIGIESGQVITTGVLNVRRFEPRPTERLVFGELLDRRVQLVETHEEVTVLDVSVQQLPARREWEIGRVFVRKGRSGTFRRTKGETLTVDWSAVTGFSLEEHGQGAESLLATFEQLRAADLANVLHHLSPKRRGEVAAALDDDRLADVLEELPEDDQIEILGKLKEERAADVLEAMDPDDAADLLAELPEDDVERLLTLMRPDDAADVRRLMSYEERTAGGLMTTEPIVLRPDATVADALARVRNPDLSPALAAQVYVCRPPDETPTGKYLGTVHFQRLLRDPPYTLVSSILDGDLQALAPDAALPVVAGFFATYDMVAAPVVDESGSLLGAVTVDDVLDHMLPEDWRETEFHLREDDPQDEHLDEPQDGRLREPEDDRGDDEEGDQKDGREGVDEGGRDGT comes from the coding sequence ATGGCCGCAGGCGCCCCCCGGATCTTCGTCTCGCACCTCGCCGGTGTCGCCGTCTTCGACCCCAGCGGCGACCAGGTGGGCCGCGTGCGGGACCTGGTCGCCATGCTCCGTGTCGGACGCCGGCCGCCCCGGTTGCTCGGGCTGGTCGTGGAACTCTCCACCCGGCGACGCATCTTCCTGCCCATGACCCGCGTCATCGGCATCGAGTCCGGCCAGGTCATCACCACCGGTGTCCTGAACGTGCGCCGCTTCGAACCGCGGCCCACCGAGCGGCTCGTCTTCGGCGAACTGCTCGACCGGCGGGTCCAGCTCGTCGAGACCCACGAGGAGGTGACCGTGCTCGACGTGTCCGTGCAGCAGCTGCCGGCCCGCCGGGAGTGGGAGATCGGCCGCGTCTTCGTGCGCAAGGGCCGCAGCGGGACCTTCCGGCGCACCAAGGGCGAGACGCTGACCGTCGACTGGTCCGCCGTCACCGGGTTCTCGCTGGAGGAGCACGGACAGGGCGCCGAGAGCCTCCTCGCCACCTTCGAGCAGCTGCGCGCCGCCGACCTGGCCAACGTCCTGCACCACCTGTCGCCGAAGCGGCGCGGGGAGGTGGCCGCCGCCCTGGACGACGACCGCCTCGCCGACGTCCTGGAGGAGCTCCCCGAGGACGACCAGATCGAGATCCTGGGCAAGCTCAAGGAGGAGCGCGCCGCCGACGTCCTGGAGGCGATGGACCCCGACGACGCGGCCGACCTGCTCGCCGAACTGCCCGAGGACGACGTGGAGCGACTGCTGACGCTGATGCGGCCCGACGACGCGGCCGACGTACGACGGCTGATGTCGTACGAGGAGCGGACCGCCGGCGGTCTGATGACGACCGAGCCCATCGTGCTGCGGCCCGACGCCACGGTCGCCGACGCGCTCGCCCGGGTCCGCAACCCCGACCTGTCCCCGGCGCTCGCCGCGCAGGTGTACGTGTGCCGCCCGCCGGACGAGACACCCACCGGCAAGTACCTGGGCACGGTGCACTTCCAGCGGCTGCTGCGCGATCCGCCGTACACGCTGGTCAGCTCGATCCTCGATGGCGATCTGCAGGCGCTCGCGCCGGACGCGGCGCTGCCCGTCGTCGCGGGCTTCTTCGCCACGTACGACATGGTCGCGGCGCCCGTCGTCGACGAGAGCGGCTCACTGCTCGGCGCGGTGACCGTGGACGACGTACTGGACCACATGCTGCCGGAGGACTGGCGCGAGACCGAGTTCCATCTGCGCGAGGACGACCCCCAGGACGAACACCTGGACGAACCTCAGGACGGGCGCCTTCGCGAACCTGAGGACGACCGGGGAGACGACGAGGAAGGCGACCAGAAAGACGGCCGTGAAGGCGTGGACGAAGGGGGGCGCGATGGGACCTGA
- a CDS encoding magnesium and cobalt transport protein CorA, protein MSMIRDLRAAVRPRPSLRKDSGSYDHTRAPGTNSAVVDCAVYRDGARVQTPEPLTPQEAMRLVHRDGGFVWIGLHEPTEAEFAGIAGEFGLHPLAVEDAVQAHQRPKLERYDDSLFTVFKTIHYVEHDELTATSEIVETGEVMCFTGRDFFITVRHGGQGSLRALRHRLQDDPELLAKGPSAVLHAIADHVVDGYIAVADAVQDDIDEVETEVFSPGRKGTPRGTDAGRIYQLKREVLEFKRAVSPLLRPMQLLSERPMRLIDPDIQKYFRDVADHLARVQEQVLGFDELLNSILQANLAQASVTQNEDMRKITSWAAIIAVPTMVCGVYGMNFDYMPELHWKFGYPLVLGATVGMCLAIHRILKRNGWL, encoded by the coding sequence ATGTCGATGATTCGTGACCTGCGTGCCGCGGTCCGCCCCCGTCCCTCGCTGCGCAAGGACAGTGGCTCGTACGACCACACCCGCGCCCCCGGGACCAACTCCGCAGTGGTCGACTGCGCCGTCTACCGCGACGGTGCCCGCGTCCAGACCCCCGAGCCGCTGACGCCCCAGGAGGCGATGCGGCTGGTGCATCGCGACGGGGGCTTCGTGTGGATCGGCCTGCACGAGCCCACGGAGGCCGAATTCGCCGGTATCGCGGGCGAGTTCGGGCTGCACCCGCTGGCCGTCGAGGACGCCGTCCAGGCCCACCAGCGGCCCAAGCTGGAGCGCTACGACGACTCCCTGTTCACCGTCTTCAAGACCATCCACTACGTCGAGCACGACGAACTCACCGCCACCAGCGAGATCGTGGAGACCGGCGAGGTCATGTGCTTCACCGGGCGGGACTTCTTCATCACCGTCCGGCACGGCGGGCAGGGCTCGCTGCGGGCCCTGCGGCACCGGCTGCAGGACGACCCCGAGCTGCTCGCCAAGGGCCCCTCCGCCGTGCTGCACGCCATCGCCGACCACGTCGTCGACGGGTACATCGCGGTCGCGGACGCCGTGCAGGACGACATCGACGAGGTGGAGACCGAGGTCTTCTCGCCGGGCCGCAAGGGCACCCCGCGCGGCACGGACGCCGGCCGCATCTACCAACTCAAGCGCGAGGTGCTGGAGTTCAAGCGGGCCGTGTCCCCGCTGCTGCGCCCCATGCAGCTGCTCAGCGAGCGCCCGATGCGGCTGATCGACCCGGACATCCAGAAGTACTTCCGCGACGTCGCCGACCACCTCGCCCGTGTCCAGGAGCAGGTCCTCGGCTTCGACGAACTGCTCAACTCCATCCTCCAGGCCAACCTCGCGCAGGCGTCCGTGACGCAGAACGAGGACATGCGCAAGATCACTTCCTGGGCCGCGATCATCGCCGTACCGACGATGGTCTGTGGCGTGTACGGCATGAACTTCGACTACATGCCGGAGCTGCACTGGAAGTTCGGCTACCCGCTGGTGCTGGGCGCCACGGTCGGGATGTGTCTGGCGATCCACCGGATCCTGAAGCGCAACGGCTGGCTCTGA
- a CDS encoding suppressor of fused domain protein, whose product MADVLPLVEARLRSALGEPDARAAVTFLGTDRIEVLRFTEGDVVRYATLGMSAQPMADPTAVLADPVKGPRAELVLSVRPGTADTDKVLRPLAVLAASPQVEGLIVAPGASLDVGGALWPGAPFTSVLVAESGGLVEDLELDAPADPVRFLPLLPMTPNEAAWKRVHGAGALQERWLNGGTDLRDPSRRSVPLD is encoded by the coding sequence ATGGCTGATGTTCTTCCTTTGGTCGAGGCTCGGTTGCGCTCCGCGCTGGGCGAACCCGACGCCCGGGCCGCGGTCACCTTCCTCGGCACCGACCGTATCGAGGTGCTGCGCTTCACAGAGGGTGACGTCGTCCGCTACGCCACGCTGGGTATGTCCGCCCAGCCGATGGCGGACCCCACGGCGGTCCTCGCCGACCCGGTGAAGGGCCCGCGCGCGGAGCTGGTCCTGTCGGTCCGCCCCGGTACCGCCGACACCGACAAGGTGCTCCGCCCGCTCGCCGTGCTCGCCGCGTCCCCGCAGGTCGAGGGGCTGATCGTGGCCCCCGGTGCCTCGCTCGACGTGGGCGGGGCGCTGTGGCCCGGCGCGCCGTTCACCTCGGTCCTGGTCGCCGAGTCCGGTGGTCTGGTCGAGGACCTGGAGCTGGACGCGCCCGCCGATCCCGTACGGTTCCTGCCGCTGCTCCCGATGACGCCGAACGAGGCCGCGTGGAAGCGTGTGCACGGCGCCGGGGCCCTTCAGGAACGTTGGCTGAACGGCGGAACGGACCTGCGCGATCCCTCGCGCAGGTCCGTTCCGCTGGATTGA
- a CDS encoding MFS transporter, producing the protein MTNTTGGPAEGDTFDAGAGSILRQPKAVWATAGASVVAFMGIGLVDPILPSIAKGLDATPSQVSLLFTSYFLITAVAMLVTGFVSSRIGGKKTLLLGLALVVVFAGLAGTSGSVGELVGFRAGWGLGNALFVSTALAVIVGAAAGGSAAAILLYESALGLGMACGPLLGALLGNASWRYPFFGTAFLMAVGFLCITAFLKEQPRPAKKTSLLDPIKALGHGGLASAAVSAFFYNYTFFTVLAFTPFVLNMTPYKSGAVFFCWGLLLAVFSVIVAPRMQARFGSLKVLGGSLVLLAADVLVLGYGNHTAAVVCTILSGAFIGVNNTVYTELALGVSDAPRPVASAGYNFVRWFAAAAAPYFAPKIEEWSDIHIPFVVAAITAVIGAVVVFVRRNALSHEAEELQPKHATEDSVTVFAN; encoded by the coding sequence ATGACCAACACCACGGGAGGTCCCGCCGAGGGGGACACATTCGACGCCGGCGCGGGCAGCATCCTGCGGCAGCCGAAGGCCGTCTGGGCGACCGCCGGCGCATCCGTCGTCGCCTTCATGGGCATCGGGCTCGTCGACCCGATCCTGCCCTCCATCGCCAAGGGCCTGGACGCCACCCCGAGCCAGGTCTCGCTGCTGTTCACCTCGTACTTCCTGATCACCGCGGTCGCGATGCTGGTGACCGGCTTCGTCTCCAGCCGCATCGGCGGCAAGAAGACCCTGCTGCTCGGCCTCGCGCTCGTCGTGGTCTTCGCGGGGCTCGCGGGCACGTCGGGCTCGGTCGGCGAACTCGTCGGCTTCCGGGCCGGCTGGGGTCTGGGCAACGCGCTGTTCGTCTCCACCGCCCTCGCCGTCATCGTCGGCGCGGCGGCCGGCGGCAGCGCCGCGGCGATCCTGCTCTACGAGTCCGCGCTCGGCCTCGGCATGGCGTGCGGGCCGCTGCTCGGCGCCCTGCTCGGCAACGCCAGCTGGCGCTACCCCTTCTTCGGCACCGCGTTCCTGATGGCGGTCGGCTTCCTGTGCATCACGGCGTTCCTGAAGGAGCAGCCGAGGCCCGCGAAGAAGACCTCACTGCTCGACCCGATCAAGGCGCTCGGCCACGGCGGCCTCGCCTCGGCGGCCGTGTCGGCGTTCTTCTACAACTACACGTTCTTCACCGTGCTGGCCTTCACCCCGTTCGTGCTGAACATGACTCCCTACAAGTCGGGCGCCGTGTTCTTCTGCTGGGGCCTGCTGCTCGCCGTCTTCTCGGTGATCGTGGCGCCCCGGATGCAGGCACGGTTCGGCTCGCTCAAGGTGCTGGGCGGCTCCCTGGTCCTGCTCGCCGCCGACGTGCTCGTGCTCGGGTACGGCAACCACACCGCGGCCGTGGTCTGCACGATCCTGTCGGGCGCCTTCATCGGCGTGAACAACACCGTCTACACCGAGCTGGCCCTCGGCGTGTCGGACGCACCGCGCCCGGTGGCGAGCGCCGGCTACAACTTCGTCCGGTGGTTCGCCGCCGCGGCCGCGCCCTACTTCGCGCCGAAGATCGAGGAGTGGAGCGACATCCACATCCCGTTCGTGGTCGCCGCGATCACCGCCGTGATCGGAGCGGTCGTGGTCTTCGTACGCCGGAACGCGCTCTCCCACGAGGCCGAGGAGCTCCAGCCGAAGCACGCCACCGAGGACAGTGTGACCGTGTTCGCCAACTGA
- a CDS encoding DUF6758 family protein, which produces MRGEPSCPKCGGRVRAPGLFADSWQCDAHGAVYPLQPVIPPSVEALGVVVHRAQVPVWMPWPLPVGWLFTGAAFAGDDRSGGRATAVACSGPGPLGGIGELILVAEELGVGLGARYAGIDGPDPGPYMNVEKPPQAKVLAAGRPTPLWHVAGSPDDRAVFAGEALGLWVWAVVWPEQSGLLMYDELVLTDLRDAGAEVDLLPCGALSPRILEP; this is translated from the coding sequence ATGAGGGGCGAACCCAGTTGCCCGAAGTGTGGTGGCCGGGTCAGGGCTCCCGGCCTCTTTGCCGACTCCTGGCAGTGCGATGCGCACGGGGCCGTGTATCCGCTGCAGCCCGTGATCCCGCCCAGCGTCGAGGCCCTCGGTGTAGTGGTGCACCGTGCCCAGGTGCCGGTGTGGATGCCGTGGCCACTGCCGGTCGGCTGGCTGTTCACCGGTGCGGCCTTCGCCGGTGACGATCGCAGCGGAGGGCGCGCGACGGCCGTGGCCTGCTCGGGTCCCGGGCCGCTCGGCGGCATAGGGGAGCTGATCCTCGTCGCCGAGGAGCTCGGCGTCGGCCTCGGCGCGCGGTACGCGGGTATCGACGGACCCGACCCGGGGCCGTACATGAACGTCGAGAAACCGCCCCAGGCGAAGGTCCTCGCGGCCGGCCGCCCGACCCCGCTCTGGCATGTGGCCGGCAGCCCCGACGACCGTGCCGTCTTCGCGGGCGAGGCGCTGGGGCTGTGGGTGTGGGCGGTGGTGTGGCCCGAGCAGTCGGGGCTGCTGATGTACGACGAGCTGGTGCTGACGGATCTGCGGGATGCGGGGGCGGAAGTGGATCTGTTGCCGTGCGGGGCGTTGTCGCCACGGATCCTGGAGCCGTAG
- a CDS encoding PHP domain-containing protein, protein MRIDLHTHSTASDGTDTPAELVRNAGAAGLDVVALTDHDTTRGYAEALAALPEGLTLVTGAELSCRLDGISMHVLAYLFDPEEPGLLAERELVRDDRVPRARAMVAKLQELGVPVTWEQVARIAGDGSVGRPHVASALVELGVVDSVSDAFTQDWLADGGRAYVPKHETDPFEAIRLVKAAGGVTVFAHPAAAKRGRTVPESAIADLAAAGLDGIEVDHMDHEPATRARLRGLAADLGLLATGSSDYHGSRKTCVLGEFTTDPEVYGEITRRATGAFPVPGAGGV, encoded by the coding sequence GTGCGCATCGATCTGCACACCCACTCCACCGCGTCGGACGGTACGGACACCCCGGCCGAGCTGGTGCGCAACGCCGGCGCCGCCGGTCTCGACGTCGTCGCGCTGACCGATCACGACACGACCCGCGGGTACGCGGAGGCGCTGGCCGCGCTGCCCGAGGGGCTCACCCTCGTCACGGGCGCCGAGCTCTCCTGCCGCCTCGACGGCATCAGCATGCACGTGCTGGCCTACCTCTTCGACCCCGAGGAGCCCGGGCTGCTCGCCGAGCGCGAGCTGGTGCGCGACGATCGCGTGCCGCGCGCCCGGGCCATGGTCGCCAAGCTCCAGGAGCTCGGTGTGCCGGTCACCTGGGAGCAGGTCGCGCGCATCGCGGGCGACGGATCCGTCGGGCGACCGCACGTCGCCTCCGCCCTGGTCGAGCTGGGGGTCGTGGACAGCGTCTCCGACGCCTTCACGCAGGACTGGCTGGCCGACGGCGGCCGGGCCTACGTCCCCAAGCACGAGACCGACCCCTTCGAGGCGATCCGTCTCGTCAAGGCCGCGGGCGGCGTGACCGTGTTCGCGCACCCGGCCGCCGCCAAGCGCGGCCGGACCGTGCCGGAGTCCGCGATCGCCGACCTGGCCGCCGCCGGGCTCGACGGCATCGAGGTGGACCACATGGACCATGAGCCGGCCACCCGCGCCCGGCTGCGCGGCCTCGCCGCCGACCTGGGACTGCTCGCCACCGGATCCAGCGACTACCACGGCAGCCGCAAGACCTGCGTGCTCGGGGAGTTCACCACCGACCCCGAGGTGTACGGCGAGATCACCCGGCGTGCGACCGGGGCGTTCCCCGTGCCGGGCGCCGGCGGAGTCTGA
- a CDS encoding MarC family protein, with product MFDVAVFGSLFLTLFVIMDPPGITPIFLALTAGRPAKVQKRMALQAVCVAGGVIAVFGLLGHQILDYLHVSVPALMIAGGLLLLLIALDLLTGKTDEPKQTKDVNVALVPLGMPLLAGPGAIVSVILAVQKADTVATQVSVWAAILAIHVVLWLVMRYSLLIIRVIKDGGVVLVTRLAGMMLSAIAVQQIINGITQVIRAS from the coding sequence ATGTTCGACGTCGCCGTCTTCGGCTCCCTCTTCCTCACCCTCTTCGTCATCATGGATCCCCCCGGGATCACCCCGATCTTCCTCGCGCTCACCGCGGGACGCCCCGCCAAGGTGCAGAAGCGGATGGCCCTCCAGGCCGTCTGCGTGGCCGGCGGCGTGATCGCCGTCTTCGGCCTCCTCGGCCACCAGATCCTCGACTACCTGCATGTGTCCGTGCCCGCGCTGATGATCGCGGGCGGGCTGCTGCTCCTGCTGATCGCCCTCGACCTGCTGACCGGCAAGACCGACGAGCCCAAGCAGACCAAGGACGTCAACGTCGCCCTCGTACCGCTCGGCATGCCGCTGCTCGCGGGCCCCGGCGCGATCGTGTCGGTGATCCTCGCGGTCCAGAAGGCCGACACCGTCGCCACCCAGGTGTCCGTGTGGGCCGCGATCCTCGCCATCCACGTCGTGCTGTGGCTGGTCATGCGCTACTCGCTGCTGATCATCCGCGTCATCAAGGACGGCGGTGTCGTGCTGGTGACGCGGCTGGCGGGCATGATGCTGTCCGCGATCGCCGTGCAGCAGATCATCAACGGGATCACCCAGGTGATCCGGGCGAGCTGA